One segment of Brassica napus cultivar Da-Ae chromosome C3, Da-Ae, whole genome shotgun sequence DNA contains the following:
- the LOC125583935 gene encoding uncharacterized protein LOC125583935 produces the protein MDQHKEDRRLLLSKEEERIRDKLEMEIERNLEGEFKDGIYNLALKLRRLYEQRREREESLDASMRKSKRVLEVNISIKMEGDTKIEITERKKEVDNDKMKKAENLVNKKKCEAGEDKTRKEKLKNPTRAQELRWKW, from the exons ATGGACCAACATAAG GAGGATAGAAGACTCTTATTgtccaaagaagaagagaggattCGTGATAAGCTTGAAATGGAAATAGAAAGAAATTTGGAAGGAGAGTTCAAGGATGGGATTTACAATCTCGCACTCAAGCTGCGCAGGCTGTATGAACAAAGAAGGGAAAGAGAAGAGTCGCTGGATGCTTCAATGAGAAAGAGCAAGAGAGTACTGGAGGTGAACATTAGCATCAAGATGGAAGGAGATACCAAGATTGAGATCACTGAGAGGAAGAAGGAAGTAGACAATGACAAGATGAAAAAGGCAGAGAATCTGGTTAATAAAAAGAAGTGTGAAGCTGGTGAAGATAAAACAAGAAAGGAGAAGTTGAAGAATCCAACAAGGGCTCAAGAACTCAGATGGAAATGGTAA
- the LOC106384186 gene encoding ATP-dependent 6-phosphofructokinase 5, chloroplastic-like, which produces RTPKPPSKIGTVKAEITPFFSVDVLISSATMCISPKNPFLVRSARPGSLILPKPRSPANSVRFHRVAAVAAARATAIDLSDPEWKLKYQRDFEERFNIPHITDAFPDAEAIPSTFCLKMRSPTYINNKDRVLLKVINYSSPASAGAVCIDPDCTWIEQWVQRAGPRENIYFRPEDVKAAIVTCGGLCPGLNDVIRLIVITLEIYGVKNIVGIPFGYRGFSDKNLPEIPLSRKVVQNIHLSGGSLLGVSRGGPTVTEIVDSMEERGINMLFVLGGNGTHAGANAIHNECVKRRMKVAVVGVPKTIDNDILHMDKTFGFDTAVEEAQRAINSAYIEAHSAYHGIGVVKLMGRSSGFIAMQASLASGQVDICLIPEVPFNFHGPDGVLKHLNYLIETKGSAVVCVAEGAGQSFLENTNAKDASGNKVLGDIGVHIQQETKKYFKEIGVAADVKYIDPTYMIRAVRANASDGILCTVLGQNAVHGAFAGYSGITVGIINNHYAYLPIPEVIAYDKSVDPNSRMWHRCLTSTGQPDFL; this is translated from the exons CGAACCCCTAAACCTCCCTCCAAAATAGGAACTGTAAAGGCAGAGATCACACCATTCTTCTCCGTGGATGTGCTTATCTCTTCGGCCACCATGTGCATATCTCCCAAGAACCCCTTCCTCGTCCGGTCTGCCCGGCCTGGTTCTTTGATCCTCCCTAAACCGAGATCTCCTGCGAATTCGGTAAGATTTCATCGAGTAGCGGCGGTGGCGGCTGCGAGAGCAACGGCTATTGATCTAAGCGATCCCGAGTGGAAACTAAAGTATCAGAGAGACTTCGAGGAGAGATTCAACATCCCTCATATCACTGATGCGTTCCCAGATGCAGAAGCCATCCCTTCCACGTTTTGTCTCAAGATGAG GTCTCCGACGTACATTAATAACAAAGATAGAGTACTCCTCAAG GTTATAAACTACTCATCACCAGCTTCTGCTGGAGCAGTGTGTATTGATCCTGACTGCACTTGGATTGAGCAATG GGTTCAACGTGCTGGGCCACGGGAAAATATTTACTTCAGACCTGAGGATGTGAAGGCAGCTATTGTTACTTGTGGTGGGCTTTGTCCTGGTCTTAATGATGTCATTAGGCTT ATTGTCATCACTTTAGAGATATATGGTGTGAAGAACATTGTTGGGATTCCTTTTGGTTACCGTGGCTTCTCTGATAAGAACCTACCTGAAATCCCT TTGTCAAGAAAAGTGGTGCAGAACATTCATCTTTCCGGTGGAAGTTTGCTCGGGGTTTCACGTGGAGGACCGACTGTTACTGAAATCGTGGACAGCATGGAG gAGAGAGGAATCAACATGCTTTTCGTGCTTGGTGGTAATGGAACTCATGCTGGTGCCAATGCTATACACAATGAG TGTGTCAAAAGAAGGATGAAGGTAGCTGTGGTTGGTGTACCGAAAACAATTGACAATGATATTTTGCATATGGATAAAACATTTGGGTTTGACACTGCTGTTGAAGAAGCACAACGAGCTATAAACTCTGCATACATCGAG GCACATAGTGCTTACCATGGCATAGGCGTTGTGAAACTGATGGGTCGTAGCAGTGGATTCATCGCCATGCAAGCATCCTTAGCGAGCGGACAAGTCGACATTTGTCTCATTCCCGAG GTTCCTTTCAACTTCCATGGACCTGATGGTGTACTGAAACATCTGAACTACCTTATCGAAACAAAAGGCTCTGCTGTAGTTTGCGTTGCGGAAGGAGCAGGACAG AGTTTCCTTGAGAATACAAATGCAAAAGATGCATCTGGAAACAAAGTTCTCGGTGATATCGGTGTTCACATTCAACAAGAG ACGAAGAAATACTTCAAGGAGATTGGTGTTGCGGCAGATGTGAAGTATATAGATCCAACATACATGATCCGAGCTGTACGTGCAAATGCATCAGATGGAATCCTCTGCACGGTCTTAGGACAAAACGCT GTTCATGGTGCTTTTGCTGGGTACAGTGGAATAACTGTGGGGATAATAAACAATCATTATGCTTACTTACCCATTCCTGAAGTGATTGCTTATGACAAGTCAGTTGATCCCAATAGTCGAATGTGGCATCGTTGCTTAACTTCCACTGGCCAGCctgattttttgtaa
- the LOC125583933 gene encoding putative clathrin assembly protein At4g40080, which produces MGRITSFADLIGIIKDKASQGKAALVSSNPKGKSLSFHLSVLRATTHDPSTPPGYRHLNVLLSAGTGSRATAASAVEAVMERLHTTGDACAALKSLIIVHHIVKHGRFILQDQLSVFPASGGRNYLKLSGFRDEKSPLMWELSSWVRWYGLYLEHLLSTSRVMGFFVSSTSSTTHKDEYEDMVSSLTNTDLLRELDALVGLLQEACKIPDIPSCGGGKPLADKIIRLVGEDYVSSVNELYTRLNEFKERSNTLSFGDRVELVCALKRLESTKERLSEIWCGNWKRSWLDKFWSLVSEVKGVIGGLEDAYEQIEKTIVGIGRREKGYESARFSDRLVIGYGDDTVSFSSGRFSNVGRFNYPVEHCVVQTTLNFL; this is translated from the exons ATGGGAAGAATCACTAGCTTCGCAGATCTAATCGGAATCATCAAAGACAAAGCTTCTCAAGGCAAAGCTGCTCTCGTCTCATCAAACCCAAAAGGCAAATCTCTCTCTTTCCATCTCTCCGTCCTCCGTGCCACCACTCACGACCCTTCAACTCCTCCGGGATATCGTCACCTCAACGTTCTCCTCTCCGCCGGTACTGGCTCACGAGCCACCGCAGCTTCCGCCGTCGAAGCCGTAATGGAACGTCTCCACACAACCGGAGACGCCTGCGCCGCTCTCAAATCATTGATCATCGTCCATCACATCGTCAAACATGGTCGCTTCATCCTCCAGGATCAGCTCTCTGTCTTTCCTGCTTCCGGTGGTCGGAACTATCTGAAACTTTCTGGGTTTAGAGATGAGAAGTCTCCTTTGATGTGGGAGCTTTCTTCTTGGGTCCGATG GTACGGTTTATACCTTGAGCATCTGTTATCAACTTCAAGAGTCATGGGGTTCTTCGTTTCTTCAACATCGAGCACAACTCACAAAGATGAATACGAAGACATGGTTTCGTCTCTTACCAACACTGATTTGCTTCGTGAACTCGACGCGCTTGTCGGTTTACTACAAGAAGCATGTAAGATTCCGGATATACCCTCCTGTGGTGGTGGTAAACCTCTAGCCGACAAGATCATCCGTTTGGTCGGAGAAGACTATGTTTCTTCAGTCAACGAGCTTTACACGAGACTCAACGAGTTTAAAGAGCGGTCCAATACTTTGAGTTTCGGAGATAGGGTAGAGCTTGTCTGTGCTTTGAAGAGGCTTGAGAGTACTAAAGAAAGATTGTCTGAAATTTGGTGTGGGAATTGGAAGAGATCTTGGCTCGATAAGTTCTGGAGTTTGGTTAGTGAGGTCAAGGGCGTGATTGGTGGTTTAGAGGATGCTTATGAGCAAATTGAGAAAACTATTGTTGGGATTGGGAGGAGAGAAAAAGGATATGAATCAGCCCGGTTTAGTGATCGGTTAGTTATTGGTTATGGTGATGATACAGTTAGTTTTTCTTCCGGTAGATTTTCAAATGTTGGTCGGTTTAATTATCCGGTTGAACATTGTGTTGTGCAAACGACTTTGAACTTCTTGTGA
- the LOC125583934 gene encoding classical arabinogalactan protein 3-like → MAALKTLQALIFLGLLATSCIAQAPAPAPIMLLPPVESPSPIITPTAEPPSPVPVASPPVMVTEPTPAPATPPTVSSPTKSPKTSPVASPPKPEGMAPSPSVPAPTPTPSPAPAPEGPIADSAFTNKAFLVSTAIAGALYAVVLA, encoded by the coding sequence ATGGCAGCTCTTAAAACATTGCAAGCTCTGATTTTTCTTGGTCTATTGGCCACGTCCTGTATCGCTCAAGCTCCTGCTCCAGCACCCATCATGCTTCTCCCACCGGTAGAGTCTCCTTCTCCCATTATTACACCAACCGCTGAGCCACCATCTCCGGTACCGGTTGCTTCACCACCGGTTATGGTTACCGAGCCAACTCCAGCTCCGGCGACTCCTCCCACCGTCTCATCACCAACAAAGTCTCCTAAAACTTCCCCTGTCGCTTCTCCTCCCAAACCAGAAGGTATGGCTCCAAGCCCATCAGTCCCAGCACCAACACCAACGCCATCACCAGCTCCGGCTCCTGAAGGACCAATTGCTGACTCAGCATTTACGAACAAAGCTTTCCTTGTGAGCACCGCCATTGCGGGAGCCTTGTACGCCGTCGTTTTGGCTTAA